One Bradyrhizobium zhanjiangense DNA segment encodes these proteins:
- the pcaG gene encoding protocatechuate 3,4-dioxygenase subunit alpha, producing the protein MPQPLNYLKETASQTAGPYVHIGLIPAMAGFDIFEKNFSNVLVTPNTKGERITLEGRVLDGTGTPLRDVLLEIWQANAAGRYNHPADRSAGALEQEFRGWGRAGSDFDSGLVSFETIKPGAIIDKAGRKCAPHVNVWIVARGINIGLNTRLYFSDEEAANAADPVLNLVEPPVRRKTLVATRSERAGKVVYAFTINLQGPEETVFFDV; encoded by the coding sequence ATGCCGCAGCCGCTCAACTACCTCAAGGAAACCGCCTCGCAAACCGCCGGTCCCTACGTTCATATCGGTCTGATCCCGGCAATGGCCGGCTTCGACATCTTCGAGAAGAACTTTTCGAATGTCCTGGTGACGCCGAACACCAAGGGCGAACGCATCACGCTGGAAGGCAGGGTCCTCGACGGTACCGGTACGCCGCTGCGCGACGTGCTGCTGGAGATCTGGCAGGCCAATGCGGCCGGCCGCTACAACCATCCGGCCGACCGCTCGGCGGGTGCGCTGGAGCAGGAGTTTCGTGGTTGGGGCCGCGCCGGCTCCGACTTCGACAGCGGCCTCGTCAGCTTCGAAACGATCAAGCCCGGCGCCATCATCGACAAGGCGGGCCGCAAATGCGCGCCGCATGTCAATGTCTGGATCGTCGCGCGCGGCATCAACATCGGCTTGAACACGCGGCTCTATTTCTCGGATGAAGAGGCCGCCAATGCCGCCGACCCCGTGCTCAACCTGGTCGAGCCGCCGGTGCGCCGCAAGACGCTGGTTGCCACGCGCAGCGAACGCGCCGGCAAGGTCGTGTATGCCTT